GGCGGGTCTCAGGGTGACGGCCAGGGCATCGCCCAGGGCGAAACCGTGCAGGCCGAACTGACCGGCGTACATCGACAGTGCCGTCGAGAAATCCGGCGCGCGGAACAGGGTCCAGGCCAGGGCCACGAACAGCAGGGTCAGGCCGTGGGCCAGGGGGCGCGGCAACGGCCGGCCGCCGAGTTCGTCCCATAGGCGGTCCAGGCACAGCGCCAGGCCGTGCAGCATGCCCCAGAGCAGGTAGTTCCAGCTGTCGCCGCCGTGCCAGAGGCCGGCGATGGCCATGGTCAGGAAGAGGTTGCGATAGGTGCGCCAGCGGCCGCCGCGGTTGCCGCCCAGGGAGATGTAGAGATAGTCGCGTAGCCAGCTGGACAGCGACAGGTGCCAGCGCCGCCAGAAATCCTGGATGCTGCGGGCGAGATAGGGGCGGTTGAAGTTTTCCGGGAAGTGGAAGCCCAGCATCAGGCCCAGGCCGATGGCCATGGCGCTGTAGCCAGCAAAGTCGAAGAACAGCTGCAGCGAATAGGCCAGGCAACCGATCCAGGCGTCGAGGAAGGACGGCTGGTCGAGGTGGAAGGCGACGTCCACCAGGGGGGACAGGGTGTCGGCCACCAGCACCTTCATGCACAGGCCGATCATGAAGCGCCGGGCACCGAGGGCGAAGTTCTCGCGATTGAACCAGCGCTGGTTAAGCTCGCGGCGCACCCAGTCGTAGCGGATGATCGGCCCGGCGATGGAGTGGCCGAACATGGAGATGTAGGTGGCGTAGTTGACGAAGCTGCGCTCCACTGGCACCACGCGACGATGGACGTCCACCAGGTAGGAGATGGCCTGCAGCACGACGAAGGACAGCCCCGCCGGCAGCGCCACCTTCTGCCAGTCCAACGGCAGGGCGCCGGCGGCCACCAGCGCCTGGCTCCAGGTGGCGGCGACGATGTTGGCGTACTTGTACCAGCAGAGCACCGCCAGGTTGATCACGATCAATCCTGCGAGCACCCGCAAGCGGGTCTTCGAGCCTTCGCGCGCGCGGTCCACCAGCAATCCACCGACCCAGGCCAGCAGCCCCATGGCCATGTGCAGCAGCAGGAACAGCGGACTCAGCCAGCCATAGAACAGCCAACTGCCCACCAGCAGCACGCCGTTGCGCCCGCCGGGTCGCGCCAGGGCGTAGACCAGCAGGAACACCGGCAGGAAGAGGGTGAGGAATTCCAGCGAAGCGAAGACCATCGCGAAGCTTTCCTTAGCGGGCGACGCTGTCCTGGGTGGTGAGCAGGCGCGGACCGCTGGCGCCGGGCAGCAGCAGTACGCTGTAGCGCTCGCCGGCCTTGAGTTCGCCCAGGTCCAGCGGCTCGCCCTCGGCCTTGCCGGCGCAGGTCAGCTGCACCTTGAGCGCCACGGCGTTGAGGCTGCGTCTTTGCAGGGTGCCATCGGCCACGTCCTTGAAGATCTCGGCATTGCGCCCGGCGGCTTGCAGGCCCGGGGTCGCACATTTGGGGTCCAGGCTGTAGAAGGCCAGCGAGGCCTTGAGCGCATTGAAGTCGTCCGGCTGCTCGCGCACCACGCGCTGCACCAGCGGCGTACCGGGCAGCACCACCAGGGTGGCGAATTCACCGGCGGCGACGGACAGTTCCAGCGGGGCGCTGGCAGCGCCGCGCTGGAGTTCACCCTTGATGGCCTTGGCGGCCGGTACGGTCAGGTAGCTCGAGACCGGCTTGGCGGCGTCCAGCTGCAGGCGTGCGGCGGAACCGGCCGCTTGCAGTGCCAGCGGCTCGCTGCCGGCGTTGACGAATCTGAGGAAGGCCGAGTCTTCGCTCGGGCCGGTGGGGTACAGCGGGATGTCGGCGGCTTGGGCCAAGGCGGTGGCGCCCAGGCCTGCCAGCAGGAACAGAGCCTTCATCATTTGGCTCCCAGTTCGGCGGGCGGCAGCTTGGCCAAGGCCGTGGCGATGGCGTTGCCCCAGGCCTTGTAGCCGGCCACGGTGAAGTGCTGGCCGTCGGTGGTGATCCACTGGCCGGGCTTGGAGAAGGTCAGGGAGTCGACGTAGGTGCAGGGGGCGACGTTGCTGGCGAGGAACTTGGACATCAGCTCGGTGCGCGGATCGTTCTTGCCGTACTGGCCGCCCGCCTTGCCCCAGGCCGGGCCGACCCAGACGCACTTGGTGCCGGTGGCGGCGATTTCCTTGGTCAGGGCGGTGACGCTCTGCCAGGCCCAGGCCTTGGGAAAGGAGGGCTTGTCGTAGGAGGCCATGGTGTCGCCGATCACCAGCACCACCAGGTTGGGCTTGTCGGCGGCGATCAGTTCCTTGATCGGCGTGGTGGTGGCATCGCGGCCCTTGATCACCAGCTTGCCGTTGTCCCGCTGCTCGGCGCCGCAGTCGACCTTCTTGGTGGTCAGCCAGTCGGCGGCGCTGGCGCCGCAGGCGCCGATGGAATGCACCTTGGCGCCCTGTTGCACCAGGGCGGCGTTGAGCGGCTCGACCAGGTGGTCGGCCAGGCTCATGTGGCTTTCGCCGAGAACGAGAAGGGACAGGCCGGCAAGGGCGGAAGCGGGCATGGGGATGACCTCGGATCAGTTGGAATAAGGTGAGCGATAGGGACTGACCGGCAGTGCCAGTGGTCGGTCCTGGGGCTCGAAGTAGTAGCGCAGGTAGAGACTGCCGTTGACCTGGCGATAGTCGCGGGCGTTGTCCAGGCCCAGTTCGCCGCCCAGGTGGAAGTCCGGGTTCAGGCGATACTCGCCGGCCGCGGCCAGGCTGTAGCCCAGGCCGGTCTTGCTCTGGCCGGCGTAGCGGGCCGCGCTGCCCAGCGCCTGGCTGGCCGCGGCCTGGGCGGCGGCATCGGTGGGGTAGTAGTCGGCGGCGTCCTGCTGGAAGTGCTGTACCCCGAGGGTGCCGCGCAACTGATAGGTCCAGCGGTCGCCGCGCTGGGACCAGGTCAGCGGCACACCCAGGGCGAAGAAGCGTTGCGGGCTGAAATAGCCACCGTGACCGTAGGTGAAGAAGTTCTGGTTGTTGGCATAGCCCAGTGCGGTCAGCGACAGGCCCAGGGTGAGCTGGGCGTCGCTACCGTTGACCAGGTAGCGATAGGTGCCGCCACCGAATTCGGCGCGGTCGTTGTCCTCGACCTTATTGCCCAGCAGGCGGAACCAGGACGCGTAGGCATAGGCGCCCACATTGCCGTCGTCGTAGCTGAGCTGGCCCCGCACGCCATTGGCGGTGACGCCGCCCCATTCCTGGCCGGTACGGGCATCGCGGCTGCCGGCGAAGGCGGTCAGGCTGTCGATCACCGCGCGGCGCGACGCCGACAGGGTATAGTGGGCGTGCTCGCTGTCGCCCAGCGGTCGCTCCAGGCTGACCCCACCCACCATGGTGGCCTCGCGGAAGCCCAGCGGCGTGGTGCCGGCATCCGCCTTGAGGCCGCTGCTGGGCTGGCTGTAGGCCACCGCGATCCCGGTGCCGCTGGCCTTTTGGCTGCCGGGGTCGCCACCCGCGATGCTGGCGACCGGACCACCGCCGAAGCGATCCGCGGCGCCTGGGGCTACCTTGCCGGCGTCGAGGCTCACCGGGGTCACTCGCACGGCCAGGCGGTCGTCGCCTACCGGCACGGCGATCTCCAGGGGCGCTTCGACGGCGGTGAGCTTGCCCAGCCCGGATTCGCTGTTGTTGCTCCGCACCGAGAGGCCCTGGGTGATGGTGGCGCTGCGGCTTTGTTGGATATCGGCCAGGGCACGCTCGGCGGCGCTCATGCCGGTGCGGGAATCAGCCTTCACCCGCGCGGGTACGGCGGCGAAGGGGTTGTCCGTCGGTGCCTGGCTGACTGGCTGCGGCTGGTAAGGCGCAGCACCCGGGGTCGACTTTGTGGTGCTGAAAGGTTCCGGCAGGGTGGTGCCCAGCAGCCTTGCCTGACGGGTGGGTTCACCGACTGGCGGTGGTAAGGGGGCATTCTCAGGGGCCAGGGCGCTGAGCGAGCGACCGTTGGACGCGAGAGGGTTGACCGGTGCGGCGCTGGCGACCAGGGCACGGTCGCGCTGCTCGGCGGCGACCACCTTGGTCAGCAATTCGGTCGCCTTGCCGTCGCGGCCCAGTCGGGAATAGAGCTCGGCGGCGCGGGTCAGTACCCTGGCATCGTCCGGTGCCAGAGTCACCGCTCGGGCGATGGCGCCTTCGGCAAAGACAGGATCCTGGGCCGCTATGGCGGCGTCGGCGGCGTCCAATTGCAGTTGGACGTCATCGGGCCAGAGTTTGATCAGGGGACGATAGAGATCGACGGCCTTGGTGGCGTCGCCATGGGCCAGGTACAGCCGTGCCAGGGCCGCGTTGACTTGCGGATCCTTGGGTCGCTGGGCGAGCGCCGGGGCCAGGACGTCATAGGCCTCCGCCAACCGGCCGCGCTCGCGCAGGGCGTCGGTCTGGCGGATGCGATAGCGGCGGGACAGCTCGTCGTAGCGGTCGCGCTGGGCGGGCGTCAGCCGGGCGGCGCCCAGTTCGTCCAGCAGGGCGTAGGCTTCGCGATCGTCACCCTGTTGCAAGAGGACCCCGGCGTACTGCAGCCGCAGGTCGACATCGGTCGCCGGGGCGGCGGCCACCAGGGGGCGTAGCAGCGCCAGGGCGTGGGTGCTGTCATCCAGTTCTGCATAGCCACCGGCCAGGGTCCGCAGCAACGCGGGTTGGCCGGCCGCCTGGGCTTCCAGGGCCTGGAGCCGGGCGCGGGCGGCTTCGCGCTGACCGCGCTTGGCGAGTGCCAGGGCGGCGGCCAATTGCTCATCCAGGGCCAGGCGCCGGGCCAGGGCCTGAATTTCGGGACTCTGGCGGTCGGTGGGAATACGCGCCAGCAGCGCCTGGGCGCGCGAGGTATCGCCCTGCTCACTGGCGAACAGGGCGCCAACGAAGAGCACGTCGGGTTGGGTCGGGTGGCGTTGCAGCAGGCTGTCCAGCTGGTTCTGGCCTTGCTTGGCCTGGCCTTGGGCGACATCGAGGCGGGCCAGGTCCAGGGTGATCCAGGGATCGTCGGGGGACTCGTGGAGCGCTTCCTGCAGCGCCGCCCGGGCGCCAGCCAGATCGCCTCGCGCACGCAGCACCGTCGCCCGCTCGCGGGCGACGGTGGCGCGCATCTGGCCCAGCCCCGGTAGCTCCGCTTGGGTGCCACGCGGCAGGCTATCTGCCAGACGCAGGGCTTCATCGCTGCGTCCGGTCTGGCCGAGCAGACCGATCAGGCCGCGCCGGGCGCCGAGATCATTGGCATTACGGGCGAGCAACTGGCGATAGCCAGCTTCGGCGGCACTCAGGTTGCCGCTGCGTGCTTGCAGATCGGCCAGAGCCAGTTGTCCGGCCGTTGACTTGGGGTCCAGCCGTAAGGCTTGCTCGATCAGGCGGTGAGCCGTGTTCAGGTCGCCACCGTTCTGGGCGCTGCGTGCTCGAGCCAGCAACTGTTCGTACCGGAGTCTGTCCAGCGCCTGTTGCCAGGAGCGGCCCTTGGGTTGGGCTACCGCCTGGATGAGCAACCGCTCGGCGTCGTCCAGACGGTGCTGCTGCTGCCGGAGCACACCCAGGCCACCCAGGGCATCGGGATCCTTGGGTACCCGCTTCAGCCGTTCCTGGAAGGCCTGCTCGGCGGTGCGCTGGTCCCCCTTGCGCAGGGCTTCGAGACCGCGTCCGACCAGCGGATCGGCTCGCCAAGGATCAGCCGCCTTGCTGCTTTGGGCACGGCCTTTGGTCAGTAGCGCACGAATCTCCGTATCGCCGGGATGAGCCTTGAGAAAGTCTTCGAACAGAGAGACCTTGGCTGGGGTGTCCGGCGCGCCCATCCAGGTCAGGGCCAGCCGCCAGCTCTCGTCGGCGTCACCAGCGATTTCCTCGCGCTGGGTCAGGGCGGCCAGCCGGCGGATACCCTCCGGCCTGGTGTCATCGCGGCGTACCAGCTGCTTGGCATAGAACAGAGCGAGAATGGGATCGTTGGGATATTCGCGCAGCAGTCGCTGGAAGCCGGCCTGAGCTTCCGGCCAGCCGCCGTCGACAAAGGCCAGGGTGTTGTAGTACTCGCGTGCCAGCAGGCCCTGGGGCTGCTGGCCGGCGAACAACTGGCGATAGAGGGCGACCGCCTTGGGGCGGTCGCCACCGTCGGCCTGGCGACGAGCGCCCTCGCGCAGGGCCGGATTGTCGCCGCTGGCCACATGGATGTCCTGAGCGAGCAATGCGGCCTGCAAGGGTGGGGGGCTGAGTGCCTGCAACCGCGCGAGATAGCGTTGCGCCTCTACCGGCCGCTTAGCGACCAACGCCAGGCTACCCAGGCCATAGAGGGCTTCTGGGTTGCGGTCGTCGAGCTCCAGCAGCTTTTGCCATGCCTCGCGGGCGCGTTCGGGTTTGTCGTGCTGCTGCCAGAAACGTCCTTGCTCGATAAGCAGGCGGGCCGTATTGGCGGTGTCGGCGGAGACAGGAGCCTGGATGAGCGCGGCCAGCAGGCTGAGCGTCAGGGGGAGGTGCTTGTGCATGAGGTCTTCCATGAAGGTTGCAGGCGCCCGTCGGCCGCGAAGCGATAATGGCCGGCGCTCCAGCCGAGGCCGAACAGACCGAGCATCTGGTCGTAGTAGCGCAGTGGCTGGTCGCTGGCGAGCGCGGCCTCCATGCGCTGCTGCTGGGCCTCCGCCAGCCAAAGGTCGCCCTGCTGGCGCAAGAAGGGTATCAAGGCCGCGGAGAAGCCCACCGGGCCGGTGCCCTGGGTCAGCCCGCTGCGCATATCGATCCGCTCCGGGGGGACGCCCAGCGTTGCGGTGGCCTGGGTCATCCCGTCCAGCGCGGCCAGCAGCGGCTTGGCGAGGGGGTCGCCCGCGTCGGTGAGGCCGGCCCAGAGGTAGACGCGGATAGCATCGTAGCTGCCTTGCGCCGGCCCCTGCGGATCGTCTACCACCAGACCTCGGTCGGGTGCCGTTCCTCGGTAGCCGGTCCAGTCGGCGGCCAGGTGATGCGGATTATGGCGTTGCAGCAGGGTCAGCACCTGCCCTGGCAACGTCGTCCAGGGGCCCTTGGGCTCTTCAAGGGCGAGGCGCCTTAGTATGAAGGGTGGCAGGTAGCTGAGATTCAGTCGCCAGAGATGCTCAGGCAGCGCGAATCCCTGGGGACCGGGTAGCAAGGTGGGACCAAGGCCGGGCAACTCCACCATCTCGTCGCTGCGGATACGGACGAGCAGGGCTCGAGCATCCTCGGCGTAGGCAGGCATTCGCCAGAGGCGAGCCGCCTCCAGGAGACTATAGGCAAACCAGAGGTCGGCATCGCTCGCTGAGTTGGCATCCTGGATCCCCCAGCGTCCATCGCTGCCCTGGCCCCAGAGCCAGGCCGGCAGATGCTTACCAAGATCACCCTGGGCGAGATTGCTCTTGCTCCATTGCCAAAGGCGCGCGAAGGTCTCCGGCTCATTGGCCACCAAGGCGAAGAAGAGGGCGTAGGCCTGGCCTTCGGAGGTGCTGTGGTTGGCCTTGAGGCTGGATTCCAACACCCGGCCATCGGCCTGAATGGTCGTGGCCGAAAATCTCTGCCACTGCGGCCAAACAGGCCGCTCGCAGGTCGCCGCCACCGTGCTCTGGACCAGCAGCGCCATCATGAGGGCGACCTGGGCGAGGCGTCTACGCATGGGAGGGCCTCAGCCTTGCAGCCGGCGGCGTGCACGGGCACGCAGAGCCAGAAAGACCGGGGTAGCGAGCAGGCCCACGGCCAGGGCGGTGGCCAACAGCATCAGCAGCGGATGACCGGCCAACAGCCAGCGCAAATAGAGTAGCGGGCCCAGGTGGCCGACATAATAGGTCTGGTCGGCGACCAGGGCATCGATCCGCTCGTTCTTGATCACCGCCAGGCTGCCTTGCAGATCCTGGGTGTAAATCGCGCTCTGAGCCAGGTCGGAGGTGACCTTTTCCAGCGGCGCGGCATCGGTGGCGGCGAACAGCACTACGCTGCGACCCTTGCTCAGAGGCGACTCGAAGCCGGCGACATAGGCGCTACTGCCACCGCCGTTAAAGCCCAGTGCGGTGCGCGCCTTGCGGAGGTTGTCGCGTGGGTCGGGGCTCAGCCAGTTGCGCACCCGTAGCGCCAGATCGGAGAATTCGAAACGTCGGCTGCTACCGTCCAGCGCGGCGGGCAAGCTGGATGCCCATTGCTGCAGCAGCGGTGAACTGCCCGTGGTCAGCACCAACAGATCGCGCTGGGCGACGTTATCCAGTTGGGCACCCCGGACGAGGGCGACACCGGGTGCGGGATAGCCGGTGGCGGCGCCGAAGCGACCGAGCAGGGTCAGGTAGGCACCCAGTTCGCCCGTCGACGGCTTTTCGTCCAGCACTACCGCCGTTTCGGACAAATCGGCCATGCGGGTGAAGGGAAAGCCGCTGTCCTTGAACACGCCCAGATTGGGCATGGCGATGAAGTGGTGGTAGCCACTGAGGTCCAGGGTGGACTCCGGCTCTATGGTACCCCTCATATTGTCGATGATGACGTCGCGGCATTCGCCCTGTTTGATGTAGTCGTACATGAAACGGAACTGCAGTGGCGCCTGGGCGGACACGCCGTCCAGTGGTACCCGTATCTGGGTTTCGCGCGGCAGGCCATCGTCGTCGCTCTTCAGGGTGGCCAGCAGGCCGCTGTCCAGATGCTCGCGCGAAGGCAGCGACAGGGACTTGAGGAAGCGATCGTCGATGGACACCAGCAGTGAGGAGTTGGTGGAGACCGGTTGCGGTGTGTAGCGGTACTTGAGATCGAGCGGAGCGCCCTGGTCCTGCCAGAGGAAGAGGTCTGGCGGCAGGCGCAGTGGCACCGTGAGGTTGCCGGGATTGTAGCCCGAGGAGCCGAGGTTCTTGAGTTCGGTCAGCTCGCCCAATTTCACCGGTCGGTCGCTGGGTAGCCAGTTGGGGGCATCGTAGGGACGACGCGGGACCAGCGTGTCCAGACGATCAAGGGTCACTCGGGCACCGGATAGCGCCTGGTTCCCCAGCGTAAGGCCCTGAGCTGCGCGCTTGAGCTCAGCACCATCGCGACCGGCCAATACCAGCAGCTTGCCATTCGGATCGTGCGGGTTGGTGAGGATAGCGAGGGTGGGACCCGTCTTGGCGGTAAGGGTCAGGCCAAGTCGCTCGGCGGCTGCCGGGCTGTCCAGCAGAACCACGGCATTACCCTTGTCCGGCAGGCCATCGGTGACCGTCGGGAAGCGAGCGCCACGGGAGCCGGACAGGGCACCGAACCAGGCCGCAACGTTACCGGCGGCTTCCAAGGCGGTATTGTTCGGGTCGGGAATGACAAAGGGCAGCACCAGCGGGCGGGCGTCGCGGTAGTCGAAGAATGGCCGTGGCAAGGTGGCCAGGTCATTGTCGAGCACGATGCGGGTGACCTGGAGCTGCAGTTCGCTACCAGTGCCGATCTTGGCCCAGAGACTCGAGTGCAGGGGGTCTTCGCACTGCATGGTGTAGTGGCCGATCAGTTGCAAGGTCAGGCGGTTGACGTCGGTGATCAGGCGCGGCGGGATGTCGAGGGTGGTCTGCAGCAGCTTGCCGGCATTTTCTTTGGGAACCGGCAGGCTGGCAGCCACTTCGTCGTTGACCAGCACGTTGATCTGCGAGAGGTCCGGTAATAGCGCGGGTGAATAGCTGTATTCCAGACTCAGGCGCGCGCTGGTCACCACCTCGTCACTACGGATGCCGAAGCGCACGCTGTCGCTACCGTCCACACCACGCAGGCTCATCGGATAGCGCGCGCCCAGCTGCTTGAGCGTGTAGGTGTAAGCCTCGCCCACAGTGGTCGCTGCGGTCATCTCCGGCGCAGCGACGACGGGGTCCGTCGTCTGCGCGGCCTGGGTCGGTAGGGCGGTACAGACGGACAACGCCAGGACCAGCAGTGAAAAGGCCCAGGCCGGACGCGAAGAGGAGGGAAGAGGGTTGTGCACGCTTGGAACATCCATGTCAGGAGGAGGAGGACGTCTGGTCACGGCGGCTTGCCACCGCGCGCCAGGCATTGCGATTGAGTTCGTTGATGCCGTGCAGGCCGATCTGAGCGACCTCGCGTAGCGAGCTCGGCAAAGAGTCCGGTTTACGCTTACCCCAGGCCTCGGCCCAGAGATCGGCACGCGAAAAGGTCATCCGGACGAGTTCACGCTGCTCGGTCACGCTGAGGTCCGCGAAGCGAGTACCCACGGCATTTCCCCGGCTGAAGACCACGGTAGCCGGGAACCGGCGGATTTGATCCTTGCGCTTGAGTTCGATGTGTACCTGCGAGCCTTGGGCTACCTGGCTGCCTTCAGGTAGTTGCAGGCCGATCCCGCTTTGGGAGAAGTCCAGGGTGGTGCAGCTCAAATGGCTACCGTCGGCGAGCACGAGTCCTGCTGGTAGGGTCGCAGCCACTCTCGGTTCGGCCCGTACCTGGCGCGTCTCACTCGCCACCGCCACCGCGGCACTGACGATCACCACGTTGTAGAGCGTCCAGGCCAGGTTGATGGCGACCGTGGTCAGCGTTTCTGGGTCACCTAGAAATAGGCGACCGATGCCGACCGTGAGGCCGACCAGATTGAGTAGCAACAGCAAGATGTAGGGACGGGCCAACTCCCAGTCGAAATAGTCCTCGGCGATGATGCCGCCCTTGTCGGTCACGTTGAACTTGCCTAGGCGCGGGTTGATCAGTGCCAGCAGGGTGGGGCGCAGGATGTACCAAGCCAGCACCGTCTCATACACCTCGTTCCAGAAGGAATGGCGGAACTGGCCCTGGATGCGCGAGTTGGTGAGGTTCGAGTGCAGCACATGGGGCAACACGTAGCAGGTGATCAGCAGCGCCGAGGCGTGGAATATCTGGGCGCTGAACAACAGGTAGGCCAGGGGCGCGGTAAGGAATACCAGGCGCGGCAGGCCGTAGAAGAAATGCAGCATGGCGTTCAGGTAGCAGAGCCGCTGACCGAAGGCGAGCCCCTTTCCTAGAAATGGATTGTCCAGCCGGAAGATCTGCGCCATACCACGCGCCCAGCGGATGCGCTGGGCGATGTGCCGTGAAAGACTCTCGGTAGCGAGCCCAGCGGCCTGGGGAATGTTCAAGTAGGCGGTGTTGTAGCCGAGCCGATTGAGCTTGAGCGCGGTATGCGCGTCCTCGGTCACCGTCTCGGTGGCCACTCCACCGATCTCCAGCAACATCGAGCGACGGATCACCGCACAGGAGCCGCAGAAAAAGGTGGCGTTCCATAGGTCGTTGCCGTCCTGCACCAGGCCGTAGAACAACTCGCCTTCGTTGGGCACGGTGCGGAAGGTATTGAGGTTCTTCTCGAAGGGATCGGGCGAGAAGAAGAAGTGCGGCGTCTGCAGCATGGCCAGCTTGGCATCCTTAAGGAACCAGCCCATGGAGATCTGTAGAAAGGACCGTGTCGGCACGTGGTCGGCATCGAAGATGGCAACGTACTCGCCATCGGTGACCTTGAGCGCGGCATTGAGATTGCCGGCCTTGGCATGCTCGTTGTTCTCCCGCACCAGGTAGGAGACACCTGCCGTTGCGCAGAAGTGGCGGAAGTCCTCCCGGCGACCATCGTCCAGTACATGCACCCGCAGCTTGTCGCGCGGCCAATCGATGGCCTGGGCCGCCAGGATCGACAACTTAACGATGCTCAAGGCTTCGTTGTAGGTGGGAATGAAGACATCCACCGTCGGCCATTCGGCAGGATCTTCCGGTAGGGGAGCCGGCGCACGGCGCAACGGCCAGATCGTCTGCACATAACCGAATATCAGCACCGTCAATGCATATAACTCGGCGGCCACCAGGCCGTAACCGAGGACCATCTCCAAGGGTGTCTCGAAGCCCAGGGTGGCGGTCAGGCGCCAGTACAGGTAGCGCAGAGAGGCCAGCAGCGACAGCGCGATCAGCATGATCACCGGCAGGCGTCCGGGCAGCCGGCGCAGCAGCAGAGCGAACCCGAAACAGACGACTGCGAAGAACGTCTGCTCTTCCAGGCCCATGGGGACGCTTACCAGCAGCGCGGCGAACAGCATCAAGGCAAGGCAGCCGAGCACCTGAATCCAGCGTGGAATCGGGTGCGCCTGCGGGGCGGGGATGGAATCAGGCATCTGTTGCCGCTGACGGATCTGGTCCAAACGATCAAGAAAACTCATGGTAAAGGCCGCTCATGACGGAGCTCGAGCGCGGCGGTGTCCGCCAGTAGTGTCTCGGCTAGTTCGTCAAGAGCGTTCGTCCAGTCATCCTGCAGGCCTAACAGGCCCTGCCCCGCTGCCAGCGCCTGCTCCAGCGCCGTACTCTCCGGCAGTATGCCGAGTAGGCGGTTGCCACAAGAACGGGCCACCAGCGTGGCGATATCTGTGGTCAGCGGGCGTGCTGGATCTACACGATTGAGCAGGTAGGTGCAGTGGGCATGACCAGCGTAACGTTGCAGCTGATGGTCGAGACGCGCGATGCTGGCGTGGCCGGCCGTATCCGCCGTGGTTACGCCCAGCACTTGGGTAGCCATGGCCAGCGCTTGGCGGCCGATAGGCGTCGAGCCTGTCGGACAGTCGAGGATCACCCAGGTATCGGCCGAGACGTCCAAGGTCGCTAGACGTTGCGCCAGCCAGTTTGTATCCACCTGCAGCGAGTGTTCGAGGGCTTGCAGGTCCCTCTCGCTGAGGTTGCCGAAGGGCAGCATTCGTAGCTGTTCCGTTACGGGCAGGCAACTCGCCAGGGGCAGTGGAACGGCCTCCATCGCGGCATTCATCTGCGGCTGCAGCAGGGCGGTCAGCACGTTCTGCGCATCGAGCTCTACCAGCAATACCTTTTGCCCTCGCTCTGCCAG
The window above is part of the Pseudomonas oryzihabitans genome. Proteins encoded here:
- the bcsA gene encoding UDP-forming cellulose synthase catalytic subunit is translated as MPDSIPAPQAHPIPRWIQVLGCLALMLFAALLVSVPMGLEEQTFFAVVCFGFALLLRRLPGRLPVIMLIALSLLASLRYLYWRLTATLGFETPLEMVLGYGLVAAELYALTVLIFGYVQTIWPLRRAPAPLPEDPAEWPTVDVFIPTYNEALSIVKLSILAAQAIDWPRDKLRVHVLDDGRREDFRHFCATAGVSYLVRENNEHAKAGNLNAALKVTDGEYVAIFDADHVPTRSFLQISMGWFLKDAKLAMLQTPHFFFSPDPFEKNLNTFRTVPNEGELFYGLVQDGNDLWNATFFCGSCAVIRRSMLLEIGGVATETVTEDAHTALKLNRLGYNTAYLNIPQAAGLATESLSRHIAQRIRWARGMAQIFRLDNPFLGKGLAFGQRLCYLNAMLHFFYGLPRLVFLTAPLAYLLFSAQIFHASALLITCYVLPHVLHSNLTNSRIQGQFRHSFWNEVYETVLAWYILRPTLLALINPRLGKFNVTDKGGIIAEDYFDWELARPYILLLLLNLVGLTVGIGRLFLGDPETLTTVAINLAWTLYNVVIVSAAVAVASETRQVRAEPRVAATLPAGLVLADGSHLSCTTLDFSQSGIGLQLPEGSQVAQGSQVHIELKRKDQIRRFPATVVFSRGNAVGTRFADLSVTEQRELVRMTFSRADLWAEAWGKRKPDSLPSSLREVAQIGLHGINELNRNAWRAVASRRDQTSSSS
- the bcsB gene encoding cellulose biosynthesis cyclic di-GMP-binding regulatory protein BcsB; this encodes MDVPSVHNPLPSSSRPAWAFSLLVLALSVCTALPTQAAQTTDPVVAAPEMTAATTVGEAYTYTLKQLGARYPMSLRGVDGSDSVRFGIRSDEVVTSARLSLEYSYSPALLPDLSQINVLVNDEVAASLPVPKENAGKLLQTTLDIPPRLITDVNRLTLQLIGHYTMQCEDPLHSSLWAKIGTGSELQLQVTRIVLDNDLATLPRPFFDYRDARPLVLPFVIPDPNNTALEAAGNVAAWFGALSGSRGARFPTVTDGLPDKGNAVVLLDSPAAAERLGLTLTAKTGPTLAILTNPHDPNGKLLVLAGRDGAELKRAAQGLTLGNQALSGARVTLDRLDTLVPRRPYDAPNWLPSDRPVKLGELTELKNLGSSGYNPGNLTVPLRLPPDLFLWQDQGAPLDLKYRYTPQPVSTNSSLLVSIDDRFLKSLSLPSREHLDSGLLATLKSDDDGLPRETQIRVPLDGVSAQAPLQFRFMYDYIKQGECRDVIIDNMRGTIEPESTLDLSGYHHFIAMPNLGVFKDSGFPFTRMADLSETAVVLDEKPSTGELGAYLTLLGRFGAATGYPAPGVALVRGAQLDNVAQRDLLVLTTGSSPLLQQWASSLPAALDGSSRRFEFSDLALRVRNWLSPDPRDNLRKARTALGFNGGGSSAYVAGFESPLSKGRSVVLFAATDAAPLEKVTSDLAQSAIYTQDLQGSLAVIKNERIDALVADQTYYVGHLGPLLYLRWLLAGHPLLMLLATALAVGLLATPVFLALRARARRRLQG
- a CDS encoding cellulose synthase operon protein YhjQ/BcsQ, whose translation is MGRSLDIANLFHAFGGDPHRYREFELPESMPGSLPPPTPNQAGELPALVAPDVGRASAPAISTGSSGQSLEQSGAYVAEHAVVALNQALSRAQLSLSASVLAVTSAKGGTGKTVVAAGLAQRLAERGQKVLLVELDAQNVLTALLQPQMNAAMEAVPLPLASCLPVTEQLRMLPFGNLSERDLQALEHSLQVDTNWLAQRLATLDVSADTWVILDCPTGSTPIGRQALAMATQVLGVTTADTAGHASIARLDHQLQRYAGHAHCTYLLNRVDPARPLTTDIATLVARSCGNRLLGILPESTALEQALAAGQGLLGLQDDWTNALDELAETLLADTAALELRHERPLP